One window of the Salvia miltiorrhiza cultivar Shanhuang (shh) chromosome 6, IMPLAD_Smil_shh, whole genome shotgun sequence genome contains the following:
- the LOC130988444 gene encoding uncharacterized protein LOC130988444 — KKKSTLGDVEKFRSFGENGRWCCDVWQRSIVPFSPWLQNSECSRGCGRWRWEVASAGQVDKELSKGNDRAALNLVRDLQAKPGGLRCFGATRQIPQRLYTLDELRLNGIEAASLLSPVDTTLGSIERSIQAAALLGAFAVSKLFDFTPQHIFFASLGLLFLWTLDAVSFDGGISFLIVDTLGHSLSQKYHNRVVQHESGHFLIAYLLGILPKGYTLTSLEALKKEGSLNVQAGTAFVDYEFLEEVSTGKVSASTLNTFSCIALAGVATEYLLLGAAEGGLSDINMVCPSSSVFLL, encoded by the exons aaaaaaaaatcaactttaGGTGATGTTGAAAAATTTAGGAGTTTTGGGGAAAATGGGAGGTGGTGTTGTGATGTTTGGCAGCGGAGCATTGTACCTTTCTCGCCGTGGTTGCAGAATAGTGAGTGTAGTAGAGGCTGCGGGCGATGGCGGTGGGAGGTGGCAAGTGCTGGACAAGTGGACAAGGAACTGAGCAAAGGCAATGATCGGGCTGCTCTGAATCTTGTTAGGGATTTGCAGGCCAAGCCCGGCGGCCTCCGCTGCTTCGGCGCCACCCGCCAG ATTCCGCAGAGACTGTACACACTAGATGAGTTGAGGTTGAATGGAATAGAAGCTGCATCTCTTTTATCCCCTGTGGATACGACGCTGGGTTCCATAGAGAGGAGCATTCAAGCTGCTGCTCTCTTGGGAGCTTTTGCTGTCTCCAAACTCTTTGATTTCACCCCTCAACACATCTTTTTCGCCTCTCTCGGATTGCTCTTCCTCTGGACACTAGACGCC GTTTCTTTTGATGGGGGGATCAGTTTCTTGATTGTGGACACGCTCGGCCATTCCTTGAGCCAAAAGTACCATAATAGGGTTGTTCAA CACGAGTCGGGCCATTTCTTGATTGCGTATTTGCTGGGGATCCTGCCCAAGGGCTACACTCTCACCAGCTTGGAAGCTCTGAAGAAGGAGGGATCGCTGAATGTTCAAGCAGGGACTGCTTTCGTGGACTACGAGTTTCTCGAGGAA GTGAGCACCGGAAAAGTATCAGCCAGC ACACTCAACACCTTCTCGTGTATAGCGCTGGCTGGTGTGGCCACGGAGTATCTGCTCCTCGGTGCTGCGGAAGGCGGTCTTTCAGATATCAACATGGTTTGCCCGTCATCTTCTGtctttcttttataa